The nucleotide sequence TGCTTTGAAATGGATTGACGATTTAGACAAACCTGAGTTTGTTGGAACAGAATCACGATTAAAAAATCTTTTTGAAAAACTCAAAGAATTATCTTCCAAAGCCAAAGGAGATTTTACAACAAGAATTCGAGAATTAGAAGTGAAGAAGAAAGCAGTTGAAATGGAAATTGAAAATGTGAAGCATGGAAAAATGGATGTGCTTGACGACAGGCAAATTAAGGAGCATTATTTTCTGATAGAAGAAACTGCAAAATATTTGTTGGCAGATTTCAGACAAGTAGAACAAAATTTTCGTGACTTAGACAGGAAATTCAGAAAAAAAATAATTACCACAAGTCAGACCAAAGGAAAAGTATTAGAAGAACTTTTTCAGCAGCA is from Methanobacterium sp. and encodes:
- a CDS encoding DUF3375 family protein: MTFEKIYQLLNANTTVKLITAVNAPLIISFLFKSYKQNNLITISEKDLTTLLSDHLYLINQTENKYSRQPKEYLTDWTNSGFLRKYFQNTDEPIYELTPATENALKWIDDLDKPEFVGTESRLKNLFEKLKELSSKAKGDFTTRIRELEVKKKAVEMEIENVKHGKMDVLDDRQIKEHYFLIEETAKYLLADFRQVEQNFRDLDRKFRKKIITTSQTKGKVLEELFQQ